The following proteins are co-located in the Solanum pennellii chromosome 1, SPENNV200 genome:
- the LOC107029186 gene encoding mucin-2, which translates to MALSTPPAPPDPPPTAATNTATADAAITTGIPTRPIFSNPVRPPTPQPHPPFSLQSSHFPSTQRLPPSSNPGYSQLALKPPNPDSQPHLHSILYPVASSGRGFLSKPSNYPNRPVVSHLGSRPIFGVNQMDPGSGQSAGVRPSHLQHALLGSSPTVNSAGPAASSGVLPGAVKGFPVVSSSHNKIASTQPSLSDCNGFRDKRDRSKDETFAIIRDRKVRISDNASLYTLCRSWLRNGLPDDTQSQYMDGVRSLPRPLALAPQDAESPVKKEGDKEEEEEAGESVEHLSPKELLQRHVKRAKRIRSRLREERLRRIARYKTRLALLLPPMVEQQFRNDPASGN; encoded by the exons ATGGCACTCTCTACCCCACCAGCTCCGCCGGATCCTCCGCCCACCGCCGCCACCAACACCGCCACAGCCGATGCAGCTATAACCACCGGTATACCCACAAGACCAATTTTCTCTAACCCTGTAAGACCACCCACCCCACAACCACATCCCCCTTTTTCCCTCCAATCTTCTCACTTTCCATCTACCCAACGCTTACCGCCCTCATCCAATCCCGGTTACTCTCAATTAGCACTAAAACCTCCTAATCCCGATTCTCAACCTCATCTCCACAGCATTCTCTACCCAGTTGCTTCCTCCGGCCGCGGGTTTTTGTCCAAACCTAGTAATTACCCGAATCGGCCAGTTGTTAGCCACCTCGGGTCTAGACCAATTTTTGGGGTGAATCAGATGGATCCGGGTTCGGGTCAGTCTGCGGGTGTTAGACCGAGTCATTTACAACACGCTCTTCTTGGATCGTCTCCTACTGTCAATTCTGCTGGTCCTGCGGCTTCGAGTGGTGTCTTGCCTGGTGCGGTTAAGGGATTTCCAGTAGTCAGTTCTTCGCATAACAAg ATTGCTTCTACTCAGCCTTCCCTTTCAGATTGTAATGGTTTCAGAGACAAGAG GGACAGAAGTAAGGATGAAACTTTTGCTATAATCAGAGACAGAAAG GTCCGAATTTCTGATAATGCTTCTCTCTACACCCTCTGTCGCTCGTGGTTGAGGAATGGGCTTCCAGATGACACTCAG TCCCAATACATGGATGGGGTAAGATCTCTTCCTAGACCCTTGGCACTAGCTCCACAAGATGCTGAATCTCCTGTGAAAAAGGAGGGAgataaagaagaagaggaagag GCTGGGGAATCTGTTGAGCATTTATCTCCAAAAGAACTTTTGCAAAGACATGTCAAGCGTGCTAAAAGGATTAGATCACG ATTAAGGGAAGAAAGGCTTAGACGCATTGCAAGATACAAAACCAGGCTTGCGCTTCTCCTCCCTCCAATGGTAGAGCAGCAATTCAGAAACGATCCAGCTTCTGGAAACTAA
- the LOC107011309 gene encoding homeobox-leucine zipper protein HOX11-like: MELGLSLGDANTSSSPKSFFLSKKKVISTCNDHEKKKNLGFCMALGINSSSERVEQDIEDEENNTSEEGTNNTLPVQLDLLPLVPLPNPPTNLPQSHHWSSDNGSSENGSSGNGGLPAARGFDVNRLPAAGMDEVSSPNSVASSFRMDFGLFKSCVNIVGVGNKRNSESAGGNDGGEPERASSRASDDDENGANTRKKLRLSKEQSAYLEESFKEHHTLNPKQKLALAKQLSLRPRQVEVWFQNRRARTKLKQTEVDCEYLKRCCETLTDENRRLHKELQELRALKTSNPFYMQLPATTLTMCPSCERVASTTSAATAPPITALGTTTTTATTATTTTSDSIPKAIPFLNSRPRFFPFTTTNNNPNHSHQSAAS; this comes from the exons ATGGAGCTTGGATTAAGCTTAGGAGATGCTAACACAAGTTCTTCtccaaaatcatttttcttgtcTAAGAAAAAAGTTATTTCTACTTGTAATGAtcatgagaagaaaaaaaacttagGGTTTTGCATGGCTTTAGGAATTAACTCATCAAGTGAAAGAGTAGAACAAGATattgaagatgaagaaaataatACTTCTGAAGAAGGCACAAATAATACTCTACCTGTTCAGCTTGATCTCCTCCCTCTTGTTCCTCTTCCTAATCCTCCTACTAATCTGCCTCAATCACATCATTGGTCATCTGATAATG GGAGTTCTGAAAATGGTTCGTCGGGAAACGGAGGTTTGCCGGCGGCGAGAGGTTTCGACGTGAACCGGCTACCGGCGGCGGGTATGGATGAAGTTTCATCTCCGAATAGTGTAGCGTCGTCGTTTCGGATGGATTTTGGGCTTTTCAAAAGCTGTGTTAATATTGTTGGCGTCGGAAATAAACGGAACTCGGAATCCGCCGGCGGGAACGACGGCGGTGAACCGGAAAGAGCATCGTCAAGAGCAAGTGATGACGATGAAAATGGTGCTAATACTCGCAAAAAACTTAGATTGTCAAAAGAACAATCAGCTTATCTTGAAGAAAGCTTCAAAGAACACCATACTCTAAATCCT AAGCAAAAGCTGGCACTTGCTAAACAGCTAAGTCTAAGGCCAAGACAAGTTGAAGTGTGGTTTCAGAATAGAAGAGCAAg AACAAAATTGAAACAAACAGAAGTGGATTGTGAATACTTAAAAAGATGTTGTGAGACATTAACTGATGAAAACAGAAGGCTACACAAAGAACTTCAAGAATTGAGAGCTTTAAAGACTTCTAATCCTTTTTACATGCAACTTCCAGCCACCACATTAACTATGTGTCCTTCTTGTGAAAGGGTGGCTTCCACCACCTCCGCCGCCACGGCTCCTCCGATCACTGCCCTCggaaccaccaccaccaccgcTACCACTGCCACCACTACTACAAGTGACTCAATTCCTAAAGCAATTCCATTCCTTAACTCTAGACCAAGATTTTTTCCATTTACCACTACTAATAATAATCCAAATCATTCCCACCAATCAGCAgcttcatga